One genomic region from Pseudomonadota bacterium encodes:
- a CDS encoding putative toxin-antitoxin system toxin component, PIN family encodes MVSALLHPQRLPARVVIAAIQGRVIPLFDQRILDEYHDVLSRSKFRFERDQVALLLADLESLGESVTIANPAPDAPTPDPADRPFLEVAIAGRADALVTGNRRHFPDGLGVAILSPAELMNELEGATR; translated from the coding sequence ATGGTTTCGGCCCTCCTCCATCCACAGAGGCTTCCCGCGCGCGTCGTCATCGCGGCAATCCAGGGACGTGTCATCCCGCTCTTCGATCAGCGGATCCTTGACGAGTACCATGACGTATTGTCACGCTCCAAGTTTCGCTTCGAGAGAGATCAGGTCGCCCTGCTCTTGGCGGACCTTGAGTCGTTGGGCGAGAGCGTCACGATCGCCAACCCGGCGCCCGATGCGCCAACTCCCGATCCGGCCGACCGACCGTTCCTTGAAGTGGCGATCGCCGGCAGAGCAGATGCACTAGTAACCGGCAACAGGCGCCATTTTCCTGATGGCTTGGGCGTCGCAATACTGTCGCCAGCGGAACTCATGAACGAGTTGGAGGGCGCGACACGCTGA